From Antechinus flavipes isolate AdamAnt ecotype Samford, QLD, Australia chromosome 1, AdamAnt_v2, whole genome shotgun sequence:
tcaaatagtgagttcttatcgcAAAAGCTGGGATATAATGTTCTTGGTGATTTTTGGTTGGCTTCTGGGCAGCCTTCTtatcagtaatcaccacaagaatagccaggtgttaaagtccaagagtctttattgtctcctttgcccGGGACTCAGAGGGtacttgatttcagtggagaaaatacaGGAGGATAGgctgtgagatgaagtgagtctgagtccaaaggtttgtgcttcagcctccagccaccacaaaggtggatgatggaatgaatctgtctctcctcCTTTGACTGAATTTGTCTCAGCTTATATGCTttacactgaatataaaccagtcattacatcactaggaaacaattatttgttgtaagattaaatcaatcatattgaatttAGAGagctattaagcaccatgctaaactagataaccattgtctcatcaattccactgacttaacatcttgtaagaatccttgtttcagagttatGGCCCATAACACTAGAATCTTTGGCTTTGtcgaacactagattgctatagttattgactattttgtcctgtgaacctaacatatGCATCAAACTTTTTGATAGTAAGATTTgtgttatatttatctttatatttccagaaagTAACACATTGCCTAATACCTAGAAGGAATTTGaaattttgttgaattgattatgttgaattctttgaaaatcaatttttactattttatattgacttgaaactttattattttgtgcTCTGAattgctattgatcagagaaatgcaaattaagacaactcaaaGGTACCAccatatacctgtcagattgactaagattacaggaaaatataatgataaattttggagggaatgtgggaaaactgggacactaatatattgttggtagagtcaTGAACTGGTCCaatcactctggagagcaatatgacaCTATGCCCAAaatgctatcaaactgtgcatactctttgatgcagCAATATCTCTATTgccctgtatcccaaagagatcattaaaaagggaaaaagaaccatatatgcaaaaatatttgtagcagattCTTTTGTAGTggggaaagaactggaaactgagttgctgcccatcaattggaaaatggcagaacaagttaagataaatgaatattatggcATGTTGTCcaataagaaaagatcagcaggatgatttcagaaaggcctggagagactcacatggaTGCTAAgagaagtaagtagaaccaagataatattgtacatagcaacaagattatgtggtgatctactgtgatgggcttggcttttttcaacaatcaGGTGATTCAtgccaattccaacagatttgtgatggagagagtcctctgaattcagaaagaagactgtgggaatttaatatgtattatgaaataatatttttaactttttgtttgcttgctttttgctttctttcttatttttttcctttttgttctgatttttcttgtgtagtatgattgtggaaatatgtatagaataattgcacatgtttaacatatattggattacttgctgtctagaggagagggtagggagaaggaagggagaaagaatttgaaacactagattttgcaagagtaaatgttgaaaactatgtttgcatatattttggaaataaaatctattatatttaaaTGAAGGAATATCAATATTTTGCATGAGTTCAATTTTCTTTAGACACATTTTGTtgtccataaatatttttataaacaatcatcttctttgtatttttaaatggtGCTCTAAATCATGCATACTCATGTCAAATATtgggaaaagaatctatatttgAAGAGGTTGCTAGCTCATTCAGTTAGCCATGCAATCAATTTGTgttgaaaataaaagatcaaatatTTTCCTGGAACAAGGATTATTTGATAGCAGTCAATGGCATAGGAAGACATGACAGTTGGGCTCTGATGAAAAAAATCCTTAGTATGTTTTATGTCAGACTTTGGAGAGTAGAAAAATAATGGTTGTATACCTTCAAATGTTTAGTTAGTTTCAGGTTTATGGAAAATCAAAGCCACAGCTAAGAACTTGTAGGCTAATAACAGTTTTTAGTGGgcaagtatttctttttaaacagaTCTTTTTTGCTGCATCAATTTGAGTCAAATACATAGAATAATgccaaaaatatttcaaagtcaTTGATGGATATCCTATAACAAAAACACCTCAGGAAAACTACATAGTAATGGATAAGTATGAAAAGACCAAAGTGCATAGATAGAAGTAGATGAGTGTGGAAACATAACTTTCAGGTGTCATTTTTTTCAGAGTAGAGGGCtttatcataataaaaaaattccttCATGGATAGAGGTATAGGAACctctaaattttaatattttaagattaaagATAATAGATGGAGAATCTGAGGGGCACATGGACACATACTCTTCAGATTTTGAAAATCTGAGGAAGATTTTCAATCAATTGTGTCAATATTCTATAttgaactttggagaaaatatggaaaagaatgaattaaGAACATTTTATGTATCAATTAGGCTCTGGATTCTAGggatgaaattaataaaaatctctACTCACATGTATTTGCTTCTCTATTATAAAGAATCTTTCTAAAAATTCTAAGAAGTTCATTTAATGAATAATACAGGACAAGTGAGATATCATAGTGGGACTGAATGGACatagatggagagatggagaccAACACTGATTATGTTGTCAATGATTTCTGAGTGTGTattctccatttctattttggGAGTAGAAAACAGAGAACCATGGTGTATGTTTCATGTTCTATTAGAGAACATAATCTTTTGCACTGCTGCCTTTACTTCCTTGTTTCTTAGACTATAGATAATGGGATTCAGCATGGAGGTCACTGCACCATAGAATAAGGCAATCAGTTTGTCAGAATCTGGGTCCTTTGCCTTGGGTTTCAAGTACATGAAGAGAATGGTGCCATAGAATATGATGACCACAGCCAGATGTGCTGAACAGGTAGAGAaggcttttttccttccttcagctGAATTGACTCTCAGAATGGTAACAATGATAAAAACATATGAGATGAAAATAAGCAGCACTGGAATCAATGTGACCAGCACAACTGCTACCATCATGACAAAAGCATTGAGGGAAATGTCCACACAGGCCAGTTTTAGGACAGCCAGGATTTcacaaaaaaaatgatcaatgaTGTTATTTCCACAGAAGGAAAGCCTCAGAGCAAGGATTGTTTGCAGTAATGAATTTACACTCCCAACTATCCAGCTCAGGGATGCCAACTGCACACAGACTTTCATATTCATGATGATTGTATATCTCAGGGGATTACAGATGGCCACATACCTGTCATAGGCCATCATGGCCAGTAGTACACACTCTGTTGTTCCTAGAGCAAGAGTTAGGTACATTTGTAAAGCACATCCTGGGAAAGATATTGTTCTCCTGACTGATAGGAAATTGACTAACATTAATGGTACAAAGGAGGATGTACCAAAGATGTCCATGAAGGAGAGGTTACTGAGGAAGAAATACATGGGACTGTGAAGCTTGGAATCTAGAACACTCAATACAATGAGTGAGGAGTTCCCCAGTAAAATGACCAGATATATCCCCAGGCACAACACAAAGAGAGCAATTTCAACATTGTGATGCTTGGAAAACCCAAGAAGAATGAATTCTAGCACAGCAGATTGATTTGACTTACTCATTCTCTTATCCTTCTTTAGCattaagaatttagagaaagacCCAGGACATTCACATATGCATTACTTTTTACAATATGGGTGAGGTATCCAAAATAGGTGTATATCTGATTACATTTGGCACTCTTTTGAAGTACACTGATGAGTTTGTGCTTGAAGTATAGATTCTAAGGTATAGTTAATTACTGAAAAGTCATTATTGTGCTAAAACTAATACCTTCTTTCTCACAAATGCTATCACTTCTATGGATCTGGGTATATTAAAAACCACAAATACACAGATAGGAAATGCAGTAAGATCAACTAAAATGAGTATCTTTACTATTTTTCATAGTTTACTTGCTGAAGTATGGAGTGAGAGAGCTGTTTTTTATCACCTTGTATATTATgttagggaaggggagaaatctTTTGTTTAGCTGttgtaatctgatttttaaaattcctgatTTATAGAAGACACTTGTGAAAGCTTACATTCCTTTCTGCTGCAGATGCTTTTACATCCATGAGATAATACAAAAGCACTATCATTAAATCTCTCAGTGTTTTCATGAATGTCATTTGACAATTCCAGTCACATGAATATTGAGAATCATTGACAGAATCCCATCTGTCTATGAAAATAAGCATTACTtctgtaaggaaaaaaagaacaatgatttAGTTAGTCACTATCTTCATTATCTCCAATATTACTGCATTGAAAAGATATATAATTGGCTAAGATAATTACCATATGACACACCTGAAACAAATATCAAGAAAGAtatcattaaattaatttttttggagaaaatCATTTGAGAATAGACAAGATCTTAAAACTTGGAGCACCATGCCTTCTTGAGAAAATAGAGACCATGAGGCAATGGGTACTCACTCTTTTAAAGGCTGTCACTGAATGATGAAGCAGTGCAGGGCTGGGGAAGAACTCACTTGGGACACCTCTCAGAggtgagagaagaaggaaggagagaagaaaacattatGTGCTagctttctattttatcaaatatttatagtTAGCTAGAGTTACTAGATGAGAAATTTAGTTGTGTTTACCTACTGAAGTGGCATGAGTTCTGACAGAAACCaataaattttaggaaaataaaacaaaattctttgaTTTGCTGTTGTCCTTAATTTTTGAAGGGGACCAAAACGACACCATTATGTTAGAATCGAGTTACAATGTGTCTGCCTATGGCTGATCAGAACAAtgtgagcttggaatgctctgccacagattgaACACAAATAGACTCTATGAACATTTAGGGTGATTTCTCTAACTTAGTACATcctgcatttcttctgagctaattcaattctgctttgctcatagagcacagcactttctctgatgacaGTACATCATGCTAGATCTGCTCTACTGTGTCTCATGTCATATactcaattataaaattcttaagagaaacccatctctttttctgaccatcttggaGTGCTTGCTATGTGTGAGTTCTctgcaaaataatctttttggcaagtgtacatttggcattggAACAATTTGGTCAGCCCAATAGTGTTGTTCTCTTTGCAGTAGAATTGTAATGTTTGCAGTCTACTTCAAAAAAGGATCTCAGGgtctggtatcttatcttgccaggtgatcttcataCTCTTCCTATTACAATTGAGgtgcaagtaatttaattttttggcatggtgctggtatactgtccaggtttctcAGACAAAGAACAATGAATACTGACCCACCCCATCCTTGTTCCTGCTCCTGAAAAACTCTTTATTTACAGATTTTGATCCTTCTATCCTACATGAACTACATTCCATAACCTACCCTCTACTTGTTAGGAGTCATGTTTTGTGTTGGACTCAATTGTTTTATagagtttttttattttgaaatcagatttatttcttttcacaaaCTCCCACTCTCTACCCTGATTCTGACATTCATAGAGAACTTTAAATTCTGAAGAGAACTTGACATACACTGTCTAATTTGAACCtcacagcaatattgtaaaataggaattataaatatcattaccatttcaaaaaaaaattaaacttaggctcaaagaagttaaatgccTCGCCTATGGTCATAGAAATTCTAAATGTCAAAGTTAGCACTggaactgagatcttcctgaccATAAGTCCAACACTGTTCATTAAGCCATGCTTCTTTTCCTTTAGTGACCTCCCATTGCCTTCTGATTAAAATCATATATTCATGATTGTCAACAACCTGGACCTAAGTCTGTTCTCTGCTTTTATCCTTCACCATTCACTTTCATGTCTGAAgttttaatataaccaaaatacTAGACTACTGATCATCCTGGATTTCAGTGAACATGCCCTATGCCATTCTTTCTGTCTCAGTGCTTTTCTCCAATTATCCCCCTCCTCCTGAAGTTATTCTTTTATCTCCCTCTGGCACCAACCAGCCCTGTCATATCTTTGTCTACTAAATCATTTTGCTATCGATCAACCAAGTGGTGAAATTTCAATTCAGGTTCTTCTTACTTTATGAAGTGGAAAAACATTTATTCTCCGGATgccttttaatctccttttgggAGGAATGTTGAGGTTCTTTTTTTGCCATTAATTTTGTGAGGATCTTTGTGTCTCCAAAGCAATTAgcctattcatttcttttaatttgctgAGAAGGAACAACTTTGAATTAAATTCTGATGATTTCTAGTAATAAATTCAGTCAACCTCATCTTGCTTAAATAACTtctttacatagcactttaacaAGTATTCATTACAAGATCTCTGAGAGGTAAGTAGATAAGTATTATTGTCTTTTTATAGATCCAGAGAAACTAAGTGGTTTCTCAAATACTTTTCCCACAATCTTGTACAAATATAATCTCTACTTTAGAGATGAGTAAATTCAGGCATCAGATTAAAtgtttttccaaggtcacattaGTGACcttagaatttgaactgaggtcttctgaTTCCTAGACCAGTATAATTCACATTTCAGCACATAGTCTATTAATACAAGGAAGCAATGTGTTTGTCTTCTTGCCACTTacaagataaaaagcaaaatcctctctttggcattcaaaacctttcaTTATCTATCACTATTGTGCCCCTGCCCCATATTCACTTTTCCAATTTCCTTACACCTTATATACAATCCCTCCTCCATACTCCCAAGCCCCATCCTTGCCCCATATTCTGCAATATAATGGCATTAGTCTCATTGCCTATCCTTCATTAAGACACAAACTAACTCTAGATTCTAACCCACAAACATAGACATTTTTACAGTCTGTCTCTCATACCTGTAATAATCTCTATTTTCATCTCTGCCACAGATGAAAGGCagagcttccttcaagtctcagctaaaatcttatCTTCCTTGGAAATATTTTGATGAGcctctcttaattttagtgcctttgttctgttgattatttccagcataataatataattgcatataaatcttgtttgtacatagctgtttgcataTTACCTCCTCCTTTAAACTCTAAGCAATGAGAGTGGAGACTGTGCTTTGCCTTCTTTGTATCCTTTGTTTTAAGCCAGTGCCTGggatatagtaggcatttaataaatgcttattgactgtttTCTGTTTAGGGAAAAGCATGGCtgatttaaatctaattttcctCAGGATCATTAGTACATATTTTCAAGATGGCAGGCCACAATTGAAGCCCCATGACCATGGAATGGAAAGCTTTTTCTCTATACTGACTTGGCTATACTTTGTTATGATCAAATTCACAGTATTAGTCTCACTATACATAATAAAAACATATGAATGAACTGAGCAGATTCATATGTCATTTAGACCGTTCACATCTATATAGGGCTACACTATATAAGTTGATAAGCAACTCACTGTTATTAGTTAGGGAAGGCAAATGATATACTTATGAGTATGTAATAAGTGCCAGAAAAAGGACATATATTCTGCTGCTCAGTGAGAATTTAAAGACTCTGTACTCAGAAGATTTCTTTATTGTcattcattaatttgttttttacttcatcaAATTTTTATTCAGAGCCTATCAGAATGCAAGACATTAATATTAAGAAACATGGGAGGTACTATGATGAATAAGCCATGACAATTGCTTTTCATGGTCTAATAAAAGTTATGTAGCAATGTGGCATAGCAAAATAAAGCATAGGACTAGGAGTCAGGAAGGATACAAGAGTCTTGAATGTTAGTGATACCAATCAGTTGAATGACCTTGAGTAATATACTTCACTTctgtgggactcagtttcctgatctgtaaaatgaagagcttgAATAAGATAATCTGTAACGTGTGATTTCTACCACACCAATAATTTCCAGGTGTGAAATTAGAGCATCCAAATAACAAGGCATAAAGTAGGAGGTCATATTCATCTGAGATATAGCTCTACTAATTAACACAAAGAATGGGTGAAAATTCTCCTTTCTGAATGCATAATTAAATAAGATTTCTTAGCTATGGATCCATAGTACTGATAGCTTTCTTTTATGAGCTTATTGTATTTATTCCCTGTTATATTCAATCATCTACtctaagagagaaaagaacaaatggaACCATGATGATTGAAATGCTCTGTAAGATATTCTGAGCTCAACTTTCTTACCTTGAGGCATTCACAAGTCATCAGAGACCAGGAGTTACATTTTCAGGAAAATCCTATGTCTCCTATCTGTGATCACAGCAGCTTTGCTTGATGAGCTAGAAGAGAAAGTA
This genomic window contains:
- the LOC127556722 gene encoding olfactory receptor 13D1-like, translated to MSKSNQSAVLEFILLGFSKHHNVEIALFVLCLGIYLVILLGNSSLIVLSVLDSKLHSPMYFFLSNLSFMDIFGTSSFVPLMLVNFLSVRRTISFPGCALQMYLTLALGTTECVLLAMMAYDRYVAICNPLRYTIIMNMKVCVQLASLSWIVGSVNSLLQTILALRLSFCGNNIIDHFFCEILAVLKLACVDISLNAFVMMVAVVLVTLIPVLLIFISYVFIIVTILRVNSAEGRKKAFSTCSAHLAVVIIFYGTILFMYLKPKAKDPDSDKLIALFYGAVTSMLNPIIYSLRNKEVKAAVQKIMFSNRT